A region of the Neomicrococcus lactis genome:
TCTGTTGGGTCTCATCGACATGATGCATCGGCTGCTGAATCTGAACCGCGAACGAGGCCGGCGCATCACCACCGGCGCGGTGGGTCGTGAGCCGTACTGGGTGTACGGGCGTCGCGGAAAGCCGTGCCAACGTTGTGGCGCGCCCGTGGTTTATGAGCGTTTGGGCGATCCGCAGCTCCTGCGCGGCAGGGTCGGTGGGAGCAAGGATGGAGACTCGGTGAGCACGGAGTCCGTCGAGCGCGACTTATTCTATTGTCAGTATTGTCAACGAGCTTAAAGGGGAACGCTTGTGAGATATTCGCCCGTCCGATCCAACCCGCGCGTCCTGGCGCTCCTCTTGGCCGGTGGCCAGGGAAGCCGGTTAGCCCCGTTGACGGAAGCGCGCTCCAAGCCTGCGATGCCCTTTGCCGGAACGTATCGGCTCATCGACTTCGCGCTCTCCAACCTGGCGAATTCGGGCATCCGCAATGTGTGGGTGGTGGAGCAATACAAGCCGTTCGAACTCAATCAGCATCTTGCTAATGGCCGCCCGTGGGACCTCGACGGCACCTATGAAGGCCTACGAATCCTGCCGCCTTTTGAAGGAAGCGAGCGCGACGGGTTCGCCGAAGGCAACGCTCACGCGATCTATCAGCAGATTCCAAAGCTCAAGGAATCTGGCGCGGAACACGTCATCGTCATGAGCTGCGATCACGTGTACCAGTTGGACCTTCGCCCCGTGCTGGCTCAGCACGAAGAAACGGATGCGGACGTCACCATCGTGACCACCACTGTGGATGACAACCCAACCCGCTACAGCGTCGTGACGGTGGACAAGAACTCCCGTATCACCGATTTTCAGTACAAACCAGACAACCCAAACGGGAACACCGTGGCCACGGAAGTGTTCGTCTACAAGACTTCCGTGCTGATTGAGACGCTGGAGCGCTTGGCGCAAGAATCGGCGAAAGCATCCAAAGACGCAGACGACGCTTCAGACGAGGGTTCGTCCATTGGTGAGCAGCTCGGCGACTACGGCGAGCGCCTTCTGCCCGCTCTCGTAGACGGTGGCCGCGCCTTCGCCTACCCGCTCCACGGGTACTGGAAAGATCTGGGTACCGTCGACGCGTATTTCGGTGCCCACATGCAATTGCTCGACGGCAACGGCGTCCAACTCGGGGACCCCGACTGGCCCATCATGACTAACACCATCGGTTTGCCACCCGCTTTTATCGACCACACCGCCACTATCGGGCACTCGCTGGTTTCCGCGGGCGCACGCGTGTCCGGCACTGTGGAGCACAGCGTCATTGGCCCAGGTGTCACCATCGAAAACGGAGCGACCGTGTCTCGATGCATCTTGCTTGGCGACAACCACGTCAAGAAGGGCGCCGTCTTGGAGTCGGTGATCGCGGACATCGGCGCGGACTTCGAAGACGGCCGGGTGGGCGAAACAAAGCCGGGTCCGGGCAACATCACCATCGTTCAACCGGCCTCCCCTGGCATAGGCTGAAGAGGCATTACCTCGTGACATCTTGACTGGAAGGAAGCTTGTGACCGGTTCTGAGCCGCGCATCCTCAGCATCCACTTCAAGGACAATCGCATTGACGCTATCGACGGCGGAATCGTTGACGAAGGCAGCAAATGGATTCTGTTGGCTGCTGTCCGTGGTGGCGCCCGCCGCAACGGACACGTCTTGATCCGCCGCAAGCATGTTCGCAAGATGGTGCCAGTAGGAAAGTTCACGAACCTCGCCGCAACCGTGGTGGGCAGCTGGCCGCCCGCCCCGCTCGTCGACGCTGACGGGAACTCCGTGGACCTCGACCTTGATCACGGCCATCTGGATCTCGCAGAGCTTTCCCGCACCGCACCCGTGCTGGGATTCCACTACGAACGCCGTAAGGGCGAAGGCTTAGTGGACGGCGTTCCGGTTGATTTTGAGAACGACGACGACGCAGCCTTGTGTTTCCGAATCGTCACCGATGATGGTCGCGTACATTCATCCGTCACCGAGTTGAAACGGTCGGCCTTGATCGCGCTGGAGATCGGCTCATCCCGTCTTGTGAAGCTTGCCGCAAAAATGAACGAGGCCAACAGCGAACCTGCTGCGAGCACGGTTGAAATCATCAGCGCCAGCAAAGCTGTGCCTGTGAAGTCCACACCGTTCTTGATTCGTCTCGCGAATTTCAAGGATGTCCCCGGAATTCAGGCCCTGCACCAACGCGGAGGGTTCGCGCCACCATCGCCGCGGTTCCTCGAACGAGTCATGGTTGATGAAAACTCCATGGTGATCGTCGCAGTGGACCTAGAAGACCACGTGGTGGCGTGGGCAAAAACCAACTACATCCCAGCATCCGTCGCTGAACCAGCCGGCTACTACCTCACCGGTGTGCGCGTCGATGACCAACACCGACGGATCGGGCTCGCTCGAGAAATGGCAGCTGCCCGCTTAGCCTGGCTGCGTCGTCGTACTGATACCGTCTATGCGAGCGTTCCGGCGCCCAACCAACCCGCGAGGCGCTATCTCAGCGCTGTGGGATTCACCGAAATCCCCCGCGCCACCCCGCGCACCAGTCCAACTGATTCCGTCTTGCTGGAACTCGACTTTACCGATGAGGCGGCACTCTAACTCGTGGCAATGAAATCTCCCCTCCCCGTGCGCAACGGGGTCAATGCCACTCGCCTGCGCTTGCCGCGCGCGGGTGAAGGCCCGTGGCTGACGGTCATGGACTATGTGCTGTTCCGGTTTGGGCACGTAGATCCAGATGGCATTGTGCAGCGCTTTGAAGTCGGCGAAGTGGTGGCGCTCGACGGCAGCGCGTTCACTCCGCACACGCCGCTGGGCCTGCACGAGTTCCTTTGGTACTACCGCGACTTGCCCACCGAGCCGCATTTGCCGGTGGAAGAGCACATCATTTTTGAGGACGAACACCTCGTCGCCGTGGACAAGCCGCACTTCTTGCCGACGACGCCGGGCGGACGCTACGTGCAGGAGTCTGCGCTGGTCAGGTTGAGGAATCGGCTGGGAATTCCGGATCTTATTCCGATGCACCGCTTGGACAGGGCGACCGCTGGCGTGGTGCTGTTTTCCAAGAATCCGGAGTCGCGGGGCGCGTATCAAGTGCTCTTTGAAAAGCGGAAGATCACCAAGCGATATCAAGCGGTCAGTGTGGTGGAGGCGGAACGGATCGATTGGTTGCAGGGTTGCTTCCCGCTGGTCTACAAGAACCGGATGAGTAAGGAAAAGGGCTACTTGCTCTCGCGCATGAGCGAAGGTCCGGCGAATGCTCGCACGCGGATTTCCATTCGCGAGGTGGGACCCAGCCAGGGCGAGCGCTACGGAACCGCGATCTTGTGGGATCTGGACCCGCACACGGGCAAGACGCATCAACTGCGCGTGCATTTGGCCGCATTGGGGTGCGGGATTCTGCATGACCCGTTCTATCCCGTGTTGCTGGACGAAGCACCGGATGATTTCACGCGGCCGCTCCAGTTGTTGGCGTCCAGCATCTCGTTTGCTGATCCGTTCACTGGTGAGACGCGGCGTTTTGACTCAAAGCTCCGGCTCTCAGCAGCCCCGCTCGAAACGGGGCGCTAACAATGGACGCACCAACCAACGAATACGGCGCTTGGTACTACCCGCTCATGCTGTTTTTGGTGGCGATCGACGCTTCGATCCCACCGACTCCGAGCGAGCTCTTTGTTCTCGGCGCGGGTCCGCTGGTGGCGTCCGGTTCGTTGCTGTTGGTGCCCGCCTATCTGGCCGCATTTTTGGGGTGTTGGCTAGGCGATATAGCGCTGTTTTATGCCTTCAGACTACGACTCACGCACTTTTTGGATCGCTTCACGTGGGGGCGCTGGGTTCACCGAAATGCCTTGCGGCTCACGCGAAAGCTGGGCGCCGACGCAACCCATGCGGGCTTGATCGGCGTGCGGTTCCTCTCGGGTGGCCGAACGGCAGCCGTGGTAGCTTCAGCATTGGGTGGCGTCACCGTTAGACCCTTCATCTTCTACACAGGTGTTGGGTCAGCAATTTGGGCCGCGTACATGATGACTATTGGATACTTTGTAGGGAACACTACCGGCCTCCCCGCTTGGGCCTCCGCCGGGATTGGCATGGTTGTGGGTACTCTAATAGGTGTAGTTTTTGCGATGCTGCTTGCATTTTTTCGTAAGCTGAGGGGAGTTGGACCGCGATGACTAAACAAAGAGAAGACGACGACGCAGTCTCACCTGCCCTTGCACGCTTGCGTGAGGCGGTGCCTACAGAAACGCCTCAAAACGACGAAAAAGTCGGGCAGTCCGAAAGGGTCGAGAAGGCCACCGTCCGTGATGACGTGAAGTCGAGCGGCACCAAGTCAAGCGACGCCGAGTCGAACAAAGATTCAGACAACCAAGAATCCAAGCGGATCGCAGATCTATCTGGCGACGGATTGTCTTCGTGGCTCGACAACATCGAAGTTCCTACTCCCGTTGAGATTAGCTCTCGCGTGGGACGCTGGCGCGCGCGCCGAGCCGCCGAGAAGGCTCTGGAACGCAAAAACATCGAGGCCGTCCGCGCCAAAGCTGCCGCGCGCGAAGAAGCTGCAGCGGCTGCTCGTGCCCGCGCCGAAGAAGAGCGTTTGGCGCGCTTGGCGACGCTGACGGGACCCATCGAAAAGGTTCCAGCTCCTGCCTCTGATGCGCCGAAGTCCACGGCTCCCGCATCGAAACCTACATCTGCGTCGGCAACCGCACCGGCAGCCGCACCTGCACCCGCGCCTGCGCCTGCGCCAGCGCTCGCACCAGTCCAGCGCACCGCGCCACCTCGCACTTCAACCCCAAACCGCATTGCCAACGATGCACAGCACTTGGACCGTTCCGGCGCTCGTCGTCGTACGGAGCCAGTAGATAAGCGACGCCAAGAGGACGACCTCGCGCATTTGGTCGAGGAAGCTCGCGAAGCTGTGCTTCAGCGCAACCAGACGATCCCCGGCGTCAAGAAGTCCGAGGACCAAGTATCTGCCGAGGCCAACGCCGCGAAGGCTGCTGAGAAACCCAAGCCGCGTCGTCGTAATCCCCTGATGGACCAGCGAATTGCGGAGCAGCTCGCTCAAGAGGAGCAGGCGCAAGCTCAACGCCCTGTCAGCCGCGCCGTGCTGCAGCCAACCGCGCGCCCGCACCAGCCGGTGTGGGAAATCGAGACGGTGCCGGCAACGGTTTATGTGGCCCCGTACAACTTGCCGTCCAAGGCGCCGAACCCTAAGCCGGAACTCAAGGACTTTATTCGCCGCCTAGTGGTCACCCTCGTGATCCTTGCGAGCGCAGCTGTTGCGTTCATCCGCTTGGGTATTTTCGGCGGACCAGGCGTGCATGATCGCGAATTTTCGCCGTATGACCCGAACGTGAGCCTGCTGTCCATGGGTACGGTCGCGTACTTGCTGTGGGGGCTCATTTACCTGTGGCTGGTGGTGTACGCCGGCTACCAGTGGACGCGCGACGAAGCGTCCTCGCTACGCCAGCGCCGACTAGGATACCCCGTGGCGGCCGCGGCCATGCTTGGCGCGCTGTGGCTCGTTTTCGCAGGTCAAGGCTCTGACGGCTACGGAATGCTCGCGAGCCTCGCGATGGTCGGCGTATTGGTCTACTGCTTGAACGTTTTGAACCAGCACACGGCCCGTACCCGGGACGAACGCGTGGCGGTGGACGGTCCCGTGGGATTGTTCCTGGGCTTTGGCCTGACCGTTGCTGCGATGAACGTGGCTATCTTCTTGACGACTCACAACATCAAGTTCTTGCTGCCCGGCGAGTGGTGGGCAGCGCTAGTCGTGGTGGGGATGACGTGGCTCGCAGCGACGCTGACGATGACCGAACGTGGGCGAATTGTCATGGCTCTGGGCTACGGATTCGGCCTGTTCTGGATCA
Encoded here:
- a CDS encoding pseudouridine synthase; the encoded protein is MKSPLPVRNGVNATRLRLPRAGEGPWLTVMDYVLFRFGHVDPDGIVQRFEVGEVVALDGSAFTPHTPLGLHEFLWYYRDLPTEPHLPVEEHIIFEDEHLVAVDKPHFLPTTPGGRYVQESALVRLRNRLGIPDLIPMHRLDRATAGVVLFSKNPESRGAYQVLFEKRKITKRYQAVSVVEAERIDWLQGCFPLVYKNRMSKEKGYLLSRMSEGPANARTRISIREVGPSQGERYGTAILWDLDPHTGKTHQLRVHLAALGCGILHDPFYPVLLDEAPDDFTRPLQLLASSISFADPFTGETRRFDSKLRLSAAPLETGR
- a CDS encoding sugar phosphate nucleotidyltransferase, which gives rise to MRYSPVRSNPRVLALLLAGGQGSRLAPLTEARSKPAMPFAGTYRLIDFALSNLANSGIRNVWVVEQYKPFELNQHLANGRPWDLDGTYEGLRILPPFEGSERDGFAEGNAHAIYQQIPKLKESGAEHVIVMSCDHVYQLDLRPVLAQHEETDADVTIVTTTVDDNPTRYSVVTVDKNSRITDFQYKPDNPNGNTVATEVFVYKTSVLIETLERLAQESAKASKDADDASDEGSSIGEQLGDYGERLLPALVDGGRAFAYPLHGYWKDLGTVDAYFGAHMQLLDGNGVQLGDPDWPIMTNTIGLPPAFIDHTATIGHSLVSAGARVSGTVEHSVIGPGVTIENGATVSRCILLGDNHVKKGAVLESVIADIGADFEDGRVGETKPGPGNITIVQPASPGIG
- a CDS encoding GNAT family N-acetyltransferase, translated to MTGSEPRILSIHFKDNRIDAIDGGIVDEGSKWILLAAVRGGARRNGHVLIRRKHVRKMVPVGKFTNLAATVVGSWPPAPLVDADGNSVDLDLDHGHLDLAELSRTAPVLGFHYERRKGEGLVDGVPVDFENDDDAALCFRIVTDDGRVHSSVTELKRSALIALEIGSSRLVKLAAKMNEANSEPAASTVEIISASKAVPVKSTPFLIRLANFKDVPGIQALHQRGGFAPPSPRFLERVMVDENSMVIVAVDLEDHVVAWAKTNYIPASVAEPAGYYLTGVRVDDQHRRIGLAREMAAARLAWLRRRTDTVYASVPAPNQPARRYLSAVGFTEIPRATPRTSPTDSVLLELDFTDEAAL
- a CDS encoding DedA family protein — encoded protein: MDAPTNEYGAWYYPLMLFLVAIDASIPPTPSELFVLGAGPLVASGSLLLVPAYLAAFLGCWLGDIALFYAFRLRLTHFLDRFTWGRWVHRNALRLTRKLGADATHAGLIGVRFLSGGRTAAVVASALGGVTVRPFIFYTGVGSAIWAAYMMTIGYFVGNTTGLPAWASAGIGMVVGTLIGVVFAMLLAFFRKLRGVGPR